The following are from one region of the Phormidium sp. PBR-2020 genome:
- a CDS encoding DMT family transporter: protein MLHRLLPSRIQYVLLLLSPFFFWGTAMVAMKGVVPHTAPFFMAVIRLFPAGILILVAAALSGRSQPRGFKAWSWIALFALVDGTLFQGFLALGLQDTGAGLGSVLIDSQPLLVALLSAWFFGEYIGLWGGLGLLLGLIGISAIGLPEHWLIALLTLDPTLGAQTTSVTMGQSLSLGEGMMLLASLAMALGTVMMPKVSKHVDPVVATGWHAILGAIPLLGLSWGLETQPWQNLTLSDWGALTYATVFGTAIAYGLFFNFAAQGNLTSLSSLTFFTPVFALLFGYWLLGEILTPLQMAGATLTLGSVYLIERRQKLPRLSWRRSTNTVPSSSSPTSPHGETSISKSSVPPAASR, encoded by the coding sequence ATGCTTCATCGACTCCTCCCTTCCCGTATTCAATATGTTCTACTGCTGCTAAGTCCCTTTTTCTTTTGGGGAACTGCCATGGTCGCCATGAAAGGGGTCGTTCCCCACACAGCCCCCTTCTTTATGGCGGTGATTCGCCTCTTCCCAGCGGGAATTTTGATTCTGGTGGCGGCGGCCCTGAGTGGACGGTCTCAGCCCCGAGGATTCAAAGCCTGGAGTTGGATTGCCCTGTTTGCTCTGGTGGACGGGACTTTGTTTCAAGGCTTTTTGGCCCTAGGCCTCCAAGATACTGGCGCCGGCTTGGGTTCGGTTCTGATTGACTCACAGCCGTTGTTGGTGGCCCTCCTATCGGCTTGGTTTTTCGGCGAGTATATTGGTCTCTGGGGAGGGCTGGGCTTATTGCTAGGATTGATTGGCATCAGTGCCATCGGCTTACCTGAACATTGGCTGATTGCCCTATTGACCCTTGATCCAACCTTGGGCGCACAAACCACATCGGTTACGATGGGTCAGAGTCTTTCCTTGGGAGAAGGGATGATGCTCTTAGCATCCCTGGCGATGGCTCTGGGGACGGTCATGATGCCTAAAGTCTCGAAGCATGTTGATCCCGTTGTCGCCACGGGATGGCACGCAATTTTGGGGGCTATCCCCCTGTTAGGACTGTCCTGGGGCCTCGAAACTCAGCCTTGGCAAAATTTGACGCTCTCGGATTGGGGCGCGTTAACCTATGCCACCGTCTTTGGCACGGCGATCGCCTACGGGTTATTCTTTAACTTTGCCGCTCAAGGCAACCTCACCAGTTTAAGTTCCTTGACCTTCTTTACCCCCGTGTTTGCCCTTCTCTTTGGCTACTGGCTGCTTGGTGAAATTCTGACTCCGTTGCAAATGGCTGGGGCAACCCTAACCTTGGGCAGTGTCTATCTCATCGAACGTCGTCAAAAACTGCCTCGGTTGTCCTGGCGACGCTCTACGAACACTGTACCCTCGTCCAGCTCCCCAACTTCACCACACGGCGAAACCTCCATCTCAAAGTCATCCGTTCCCCCGGCTGCGTCGAGATAG
- the sppA gene encoding signal peptide peptidase SppA, whose translation MVWFFKRFRSKIARVEVSGAIASKTRQEVLKALETVAERKYPALLLRIDSPGGTVTDSHEIYQALRRLRDKHKVKVVASFGNISASGGVYIGMGAEKIVSNPGTITGSIGVILRGNNLERLLDKIGVSFKTIKSGPYKDILAFDRELSEGEQQILQSLIDNTYDQFVETVATARQLPVDTVREFADGRIFNGQQALDLKLVDALGTEEDARRLAASLAGLDPERAELDEIETAKPFWAKLLRSSSSVSRLSATGEWLEFELTTNGMPLWMYRP comes from the coding sequence ATGGTCTGGTTTTTCAAAAGGTTTCGTTCTAAGATTGCCCGCGTTGAAGTCTCCGGAGCGATCGCCTCAAAGACGCGTCAAGAGGTCCTCAAGGCCTTAGAAACGGTCGCTGAGCGCAAATATCCGGCCCTGTTGCTGCGGATTGATAGTCCTGGGGGAACCGTCACCGACTCCCATGAAATCTATCAAGCCCTGAGGCGACTCCGAGACAAGCATAAGGTCAAGGTGGTGGCTAGCTTCGGGAATATTTCCGCCTCTGGCGGTGTGTACATCGGTATGGGGGCTGAAAAAATTGTCAGTAACCCCGGAACAATCACCGGTAGCATTGGTGTGATTCTACGGGGGAACAACCTAGAACGATTACTCGACAAGATCGGCGTCTCCTTCAAAACCATCAAATCGGGCCCCTATAAAGACATTTTGGCCTTTGACCGAGAACTCAGCGAGGGAGAACAACAGATTCTGCAATCTCTGATTGATAACACCTATGACCAGTTTGTCGAGACCGTGGCCACAGCGCGACAACTTCCGGTGGACACCGTGCGCGAGTTTGCCGATGGCCGTATTTTTAATGGCCAACAGGCCCTAGATTTAAAGCTAGTGGATGCCCTTGGGACCGAAGAGGATGCCCGCCGTCTGGCGGCCTCTCTGGCAGGACTGGACCCTGAACGCGCTGAACTCGATGAAATTGAAACAGCAAAACCGTTCTGGGCCAAGCTTCTACGCTCAAGTTCCTCAGTCTCACGCCTGTCAGCAACCGGTGAATGGTTAGAATTTGAACTGACAACCAACGGAATGCCCCTGTGGATGTATCGCCCCTAA